A window from Planococcus maritimus encodes these proteins:
- a CDS encoding FixH family protein, translating to MKKWIALLLVLLLAACGEEDSSAGTGEMPQEVTVEFNTPETVEPGQSVLLSATVTQGEEAVEDAGEVVFEVWQSGHRENSEMLEGAHTEDGVYEHGWTVDEEGLYFIQAHTTARRMHVMPKMELTAGNPDPESIVPDDGEDGDAMEKMGH from the coding sequence ATGAAAAAATGGATCGCTCTGCTGTTGGTGTTGCTATTGGCGGCTTGCGGTGAAGAGGATTCATCGGCTGGGACCGGCGAGATGCCGCAAGAAGTGACAGTCGAATTCAATACACCAGAAACCGTTGAGCCAGGACAATCGGTTCTCTTGTCTGCCACCGTTACACAAGGCGAAGAAGCCGTCGAAGATGCAGGTGAAGTGGTCTTTGAAGTATGGCAATCGGGTCATCGGGAAAACAGTGAAATGTTAGAAGGCGCCCATACAGAAGACGGGGTGTATGAACATGGCTGGACCGTCGATGAAGAAGGGCTGTATTTTATCCAAGCCCACACGACGGCTCGCCGTATGCACGTCATGCCGAAAATGGAATTGACAGCCGGTAACCCGGATCCTGAATCAATTGTGCCTGATGACGGGGAAGATGGAGACGCCATGGAAAAAATGGGGCATTGA
- the yhfH gene encoding protein YhfH produces MIENVVEFFKNLPPKQCATCGEKIEEQHECYGNHCQTCNEL; encoded by the coding sequence ATGATTGAGAACGTAGTCGAATTCTTCAAGAACTTGCCCCCGAAACAATGTGCCACTTGCGGAGAGAAAATCGAAGAGCAGCATGAGTGCTACGGCAATCACTGCCAGACCTGTAACGAACTTTAA
- the hemH gene encoding ferrochelatase has protein sequence MMKKTMGLLVMAYGTPYSEDDIERYYTHIRRGRKPSEEALQDLKDRYKAIGGISPLAKITEDQANGLCKRLNELQDDIEFKMYLGLKHIEPFVEDGVEEMKKDGIEEAISIVLAPHFSTFSVKSYNGRAKETADKLGIKLTSVESWYTEPKFIQFWSEKVSATFAEMSEQERAKSCLIVSAHSLPEKIIANGDPYPDQLKETADLIAQAAGVENYEIGWQSAGQTPEPWIGPDVQDLTRDLHEEKGYNSFVYTPVGFITDHLEVLYDNDYECKVVCDEIGANYHRPEMPNVDPLFIDGMANVVLNKLNEN, from the coding sequence GTGATGAAAAAGACTATGGGATTATTGGTGATGGCTTATGGAACGCCGTATTCGGAAGATGACATCGAGCGTTATTACACGCATATCCGCCGAGGCCGCAAACCGAGCGAAGAAGCCTTGCAGGATTTAAAAGACCGTTATAAAGCAATCGGCGGCATTTCCCCGTTAGCTAAAATTACGGAAGACCAGGCGAATGGTTTGTGCAAACGCCTGAACGAATTGCAGGACGATATCGAGTTTAAAATGTATCTTGGTTTGAAACATATCGAACCGTTCGTCGAAGATGGCGTAGAAGAAATGAAGAAAGACGGCATCGAAGAAGCGATTTCAATCGTGCTGGCGCCGCATTTCTCTACTTTCTCCGTGAAATCTTATAACGGCCGTGCGAAAGAAACCGCCGATAAGCTTGGCATTAAATTGACATCAGTGGAAAGCTGGTACACCGAGCCGAAATTCATCCAATTCTGGAGCGAAAAAGTGAGCGCAACATTTGCTGAAATGTCAGAACAAGAACGTGCAAAATCGTGCTTGATCGTTTCTGCGCACTCATTGCCAGAGAAAATTATCGCAAACGGCGACCCGTATCCAGACCAATTGAAAGAAACAGCTGACTTGATCGCCCAAGCGGCAGGCGTTGAAAACTATGAAATCGGCTGGCAAAGCGCTGGGCAGACACCAGAACCTTGGATCGGGCCGGATGTTCAAGATTTGACGCGCGATTTGCATGAAGAAAAGGGCTATAATTCTTTCGTTTATACACCGGTCGGCTTCATTACGGACCATTTGGAAGTATTGTATGACAACGACTACGAATGCAAAGTGGTTTGCGACGAAATTGGGGCCAATTACCACCGTCCGGAAATGCCGAACGTGGATCCATTGTTTATCGACGGAATGGCCAATGTCGTGTTGAATAAATTAAACGAAAACTAA